From Luteococcus japonicus, one genomic window encodes:
- a CDS encoding metal-dependent transcriptional regulator, giving the protein MNELIDTTEMYLRTIYELMEEGITPLRARIAERLHQSGPTVSQTVARMERDGLLRVHEDRRIELSDKGRGLAIAVMRKHRLAERLLVDVIGLEWSQVHDEACRWEHVISDEVERRLVQILSDPVESPYGNPIPGLDAIGGAGSELSFREGVESLTTVLGAEPVQVVLRRMSENCQADPDTLGVLQSMDLLPGTSMTARLQGQTVVIEAGGRTCEVPAAVAEGLFVSLATDA; this is encoded by the coding sequence GTGAATGAACTGATCGACACCACTGAGATGTACCTGCGCACCATCTATGAGTTGATGGAGGAGGGCATCACGCCGCTGCGCGCCCGGATTGCCGAGCGCCTGCACCAGAGCGGCCCCACCGTCTCCCAGACCGTTGCCCGGATGGAGCGCGACGGTCTGCTGCGCGTGCATGAGGACCGCCGGATCGAGCTGTCCGACAAGGGACGTGGGCTGGCCATTGCCGTGATGCGCAAGCACCGCCTGGCGGAGCGCCTGCTGGTGGACGTGATCGGGCTGGAGTGGAGCCAGGTGCACGACGAGGCCTGCCGCTGGGAGCACGTGATCTCCGACGAGGTGGAGCGTCGTCTGGTGCAGATCCTGTCCGATCCCGTCGAGTCCCCCTATGGCAATCCCATTCCGGGCCTGGATGCTATCGGCGGTGCGGGCAGCGAACTGTCCTTCCGGGAGGGCGTGGAGTCCTTGACCACCGTCCTGGGCGCCGAGCCGGTGCAGGTGGTCCTGCGCCGGATGAGCGAGAACTGCCAGGCGGACCCTGACACCCTCGGGGTGCTGCAGAGCATGGACCTGTTGCCCGGCACCTCGATGACGGCCCGACTGCAGGGCCAGACCGTCGTGATCGAGGCCGGAGGCCGCACCTGCGAGGTTCCGGCGGCCGTCGCGGAGGGGCTGTTCGTCAGCCTCGCCACCGACGCATGA
- a CDS encoding class I SAM-dependent methyltransferase produces MDDWSGYLTDFHTRRPGIADAVLSRCTSGNHTPYRWLARGVSQTATRVLDVRCGAGAMGRELAAEGRTVIGLDRNAAELAAAHGPGPFVRCDALAMPFADGSFDAVVSTLGLAQIHPTSGLLDEVSRVLRPGGVFVGLVPTIRPLNARDMRTAARLTQVLLGTPRFPATVELAVGKLLEQHGLRKAEDARERYHFTVEDREDADLLLSGLYLPTTSPKRLQAASDWLTQQAAEHDGIRVPIPLRRVVAIK; encoded by the coding sequence ATGGACGACTGGAGTGGCTATCTCACGGACTTCCACACCCGGCGGCCCGGCATAGCCGACGCCGTCCTTTCCCGCTGCACCTCCGGGAACCACACCCCCTATCGCTGGCTCGCGCGCGGTGTCAGCCAGACCGCCACGCGCGTGCTCGACGTGCGCTGCGGCGCCGGTGCAATGGGCCGGGAACTGGCAGCCGAGGGGCGCACCGTGATCGGGCTGGACCGCAATGCCGCAGAACTGGCCGCAGCCCACGGCCCGGGGCCCTTCGTGCGTTGCGACGCGCTGGCGATGCCCTTCGCCGACGGCTCCTTCGACGCGGTGGTCAGCACCTTGGGTCTGGCACAGATCCATCCCACCTCCGGCCTGCTCGACGAGGTCTCCCGGGTGCTGCGTCCCGGCGGGGTCTTCGTCGGCCTGGTGCCCACCATCCGCCCCCTGAATGCCCGCGACATGCGCACCGCGGCCCGGCTGACCCAGGTGCTGCTGGGAACGCCACGTTTTCCCGCCACGGTGGAACTGGCCGTCGGCAAGCTGCTGGAGCAGCACGGCCTGCGCAAGGCCGAGGATGCTCGTGAGCGCTACCACTTCACCGTCGAGGACCGCGAGGACGCGGACCTGCTGCTGAGCGGGCTCTATCTGCCCACCACCTCGCCAAAGCGGCTGCAGGCGGCCTCCGACTGGCTGACCCAGCAGGCCGCCGAGCACGACGGGATCCGGGTGCCGATCCCCCTGCGTCGCGTCGTGGCCATCAAGTGA